Proteins encoded by one window of Candidatus Rokuibacteriota bacterium:
- a CDS encoding ABC transporter permease subunit has protein sequence MRVWPVFKKEVRLYFTSPVAYVVFTIFLVISGYFFSSIFAFFSLMSMQATMNPAFARDLSVTEGIMRPLFSNISVVMLLLVPILTMRLFAEEKKSGTIELLLTYPVRDGEVLIGKYVAAFVLYLVMLAATGLYPAMLVRFARLEWGPLLTGYLGLVLMGGAFLAVGVLASSLTENQIVAAVATFGALLIFWVIGWSADFAGPGWGKLLSHLSILEHFDSFAKGVIDTKDMIYYLNFTILALFLTLRSLESKRWRG, from the coding sequence ATGAGGGTCTGGCCGGTCTTCAAGAAGGAGGTGCGTCTCTACTTCACGTCGCCGGTCGCCTACGTGGTCTTCACCATCTTCCTCGTGATCTCCGGCTACTTCTTCTCCTCCATCTTCGCCTTCTTCAGCCTGATGTCCATGCAGGCGACCATGAACCCGGCCTTCGCGCGCGACCTGAGCGTCACCGAGGGGATCATGCGCCCGCTCTTCTCCAACATCAGCGTGGTGATGCTCCTCCTGGTGCCGATCCTCACCATGCGCCTCTTCGCCGAGGAGAAGAAGAGCGGGACCATCGAGCTCTTGCTGACCTACCCGGTGCGGGATGGCGAGGTGCTGATCGGGAAGTACGTCGCGGCCTTCGTCCTCTACCTGGTCATGCTGGCCGCGACCGGGCTCTACCCGGCGATGCTGGTACGCTTCGCGCGCCTGGAGTGGGGGCCGCTCCTGACCGGCTACCTGGGGCTGGTGCTGATGGGCGGCGCCTTCCTGGCTGTGGGCGTCCTCGCCTCGTCGCTCACCGAGAACCAGATCGTGGCGGCCGTCGCCACCTTCGGGGCGCTCCTGATCTTCTGGGTGATCGGCTGGAGCGCCGACTTCGCGGGTCCGGGGTGGGGGAAGCTGCTCTCCCACCTCTCGATCCTCGAGCACTTCGACAGCTTCGCCAAAGGCGTGATCGACACCAAGGACATGATCTACTACCTGAACTTCACCATCCTGGCGCTCTTCCTGACGCTCAGGTCGCTTGAGTCGAAGCGCTGGAGGGGCTGA
- a CDS encoding ATP-binding cassette domain-containing protein — translation IGYLPEHVPLYNEMPVAAYLEFVAEVKGVGRAERKRRVADVMERCLIADVQHRLVGRLSKGYRQRVGLAQALVNDPEVLILDEPTIGLDPRQIIEIRSLIKSLAGQHTVILSTHILPEVSMVCSRVIIINQGQIVAMDSPENLTARLSQSQRIQVQVEGPAEVVLAELQRLPGVLSVDQKSLVNGVGTFLVESARGRDVRGDLSTAVVRRGWGLLELRGLGMTLEDIFIKLVTEEEAAAAPEDESAS, via the coding sequence GATCGGCTACCTGCCCGAGCACGTGCCGCTCTACAACGAGATGCCGGTGGCGGCGTACCTGGAGTTCGTCGCTGAGGTCAAAGGCGTTGGCCGGGCGGAGCGGAAACGGCGCGTCGCCGACGTGATGGAGCGCTGCCTGATCGCGGATGTCCAGCACCGCCTGGTCGGCCGGCTCTCCAAGGGATATCGCCAGCGCGTCGGGCTCGCCCAGGCCCTGGTCAACGATCCGGAGGTGCTGATCCTGGACGAGCCGACGATCGGGCTCGACCCCAGGCAGATCATCGAGATCCGGTCCCTGATCAAGTCGCTGGCGGGGCAGCACACGGTCATCCTCTCGACCCACATCCTGCCCGAGGTCTCGATGGTCTGTTCCCGGGTCATCATCATCAACCAGGGCCAGATCGTCGCCATGGACAGCCCGGAGAACCTGACCGCGCGCCTCTCCCAGTCGCAACGGATCCAGGTGCAGGTGGAGGGGCCGGCGGAGGTGGTCCTCGCCGAGCTGCAACGCCTCCCCGGCGTCCTGTCGGTGGACCAGAAGAGCCTGGTCAACGGCGTCGGGACGTTCCTGGTGGAGTCGGCGCGAGGGCGCGACGTTCGCGGTGACCTCTCGACCGCGGTCGTGCGCCGGGGGTGGGGGCTGCTCGAGCTGCGCGGGCTCGGGATGACGCTCGAGGACATCTTCATCAAGCTGGTGACCGAGGAGGAGGCCGCCGCGGCGCCCGAGGACGAGAGCGCATCATGA